A region from the Eleginops maclovinus isolate JMC-PN-2008 ecotype Puerto Natales chromosome 17, JC_Emac_rtc_rv5, whole genome shotgun sequence genome encodes:
- the ing3 gene encoding inhibitor of growth protein 3 isoform X1, producing the protein MIEQLPIDLRDRFTEMREMDLQVQNATDQLEQKVIEFFVNAKKNKPEWREEQMEVIKKDYYKALEDADEKVQLANQIYDLVDRHLRKLDQELAKFKMELEADNAGITEILERRSLEMDSPSQPVNNHHTHSHTGAEKRKYSTPAHHTTEHVPEKKFKSEALLSTLTSDASKENTPGCRSNSTPCSTTNSTSVYSVTPPQPLSSYNLSSLPPGPGAGAGAISMAAAQAVQATAQMKEGRRTSSLKASYEAIKNTDFQLSREFSLSRETPGFSSSALANTLTQTLTPSPAADSRGRKSKSSIKSSNHQSSSSSSSSSLSSCSSSSALAQELSQHASALPEAEANSQVDWTYDPNEPRYCICNQVSYGEMVGCDNTDCPIEWFHYGCVGLTEAPKGKWFCPQCTAAMKRRGSRHK; encoded by the exons A TGATCGAGCAGCTTCCCATTGACCTGAGGGACCGCTTCACGGAGATGAGGGAGATGGACCTGCAGGTTCAGA ATGCCACGGATCAGCTGGAGCAGAAGGTCATTGAGTTCTTCGTCAACGCCAAGAAGAACAAACCGGAGTGGAGAGAGGAGCAGATGGAGGTCATCAAgaag gaTTATTACAAAGCTCTGGAAGACGCAGACGAGAAAGTGCAGCTGGCCAATCAGATCTATGATCTG GTGGACCGGCACCTGCGTAAGCTGGACCAGGAGCTGGCCAAGTTCAAGATGGAGCTGGAGGCGGACAACGCGGGCATCACAGAGATCCTGGAGAGAC GGTCTCTGGAGATGGACAGCCCCTCCCAGCCCGTCAAcaaccaccacacacactcacacactggcGCGGAGA AGAGGAAGTACAGCACCCCGGCTCATCACACCACAGAACACGTTCCAGAGAAGAAGTTCAAATCTGAAGCTCTGCTGTCCACACTCACCTCAGATGCCTCCAAGGAGAATACTCCAG GTTGCCGTAGCAACAGCACCCCCTGCTCCACCACCAACAGCACCAGTGTGTACAGTGTGACCCCCCCCCAGCCCCTCTCCTCCTATAACCTCAGCTCCCTGCCCCCGGGGCCAGGAGCCGGGGCAGGGGCCATCAGCATGGCTGCTGCTCAGGCCGTGCAGGCCACCGCTCag ATGAAGGAGGGGCGCAGGACGTCCTCTCTGAAGGCGAGCTACGAGGCGATCAAGAACACGGACTTCCAGCTGAGCCGAGAGTTCTCCCTGAGCCGAGAGACCCCCggcttctcctcctctgccctcGCCAACACCCTCACCCAGACCCTCACCCCCTCCCCCGCCGCAGACTCCCGGGGCCGCAAGTCCAA AAGCAGCATCAAGTCGTCCAACCACCAGTCctcgtcctcgtcctcctcctcctcgctgtcctcctgctcctcctcctcagcgCTTGCTCAAGAgctttcccagcatgcatcagcGCTGCCCGAGGCTGAGGCCAACAGCCAGGTGGACTGGACCTACGACCCCAACGAGCCCCGCTACTGCATCTGCAACCAG GTGTCTTACGGAGAGATGGTTGGCTGTGATAACACAGAT tgtcccatcgAGTGGTTCCACTACGGCTGTGTGGGTCTGACGGAGGCTCCGAAGGGGAAGTGGTTCTGTCCTCAGTGCACCGCGGCCatgaagaggagaggcagcCGGCACAAATag
- the ing3 gene encoding inhibitor of growth protein 3 isoform X3, which translates to MLYLEDYLEMIEQLPIDLRDRFTEMREMDLQVQNATDQLEQKVIEFFVNAKKNKPEWREEQMEVIKKDYYKALEDADEKVQLANQIYDLVDRHLRKLDQELAKFKMELEADNAGITEILERRSLEMDSPSQPVNNHHTHSHTGAEKRKYSTPAHHTTEHVPEKKFKSEALLSTLTSDASKENTPGCRSNSTPCSTTNSTSVYSVTPPQPLSSYNLSSLPPGPGAGAGAISMAAAQAVQATAQMKEGRRTSSLKASYEAIKNTDFQLSREFSLSRETPGFSSSALANTLTQTLTPSPAADSRGRKSKSSIKSSNHQSSSSSSSSSLSSCSSSSALAQELSQHASALPEAEANSQVDWTYDPNEPRYCICNQVSYGEMVGCDNTDCPIEWFHYGCVGLTEAPKGKWFCPQCTAAMKRRGSRHK; encoded by the exons ATGCTGTACCTGGAGGATTACCTGGAGA TGATCGAGCAGCTTCCCATTGACCTGAGGGACCGCTTCACGGAGATGAGGGAGATGGACCTGCAGGTTCAGA ATGCCACGGATCAGCTGGAGCAGAAGGTCATTGAGTTCTTCGTCAACGCCAAGAAGAACAAACCGGAGTGGAGAGAGGAGCAGATGGAGGTCATCAAgaag gaTTATTACAAAGCTCTGGAAGACGCAGACGAGAAAGTGCAGCTGGCCAATCAGATCTATGATCTG GTGGACCGGCACCTGCGTAAGCTGGACCAGGAGCTGGCCAAGTTCAAGATGGAGCTGGAGGCGGACAACGCGGGCATCACAGAGATCCTGGAGAGAC GGTCTCTGGAGATGGACAGCCCCTCCCAGCCCGTCAAcaaccaccacacacactcacacactggcGCGGAGA AGAGGAAGTACAGCACCCCGGCTCATCACACCACAGAACACGTTCCAGAGAAGAAGTTCAAATCTGAAGCTCTGCTGTCCACACTCACCTCAGATGCCTCCAAGGAGAATACTCCAG GTTGCCGTAGCAACAGCACCCCCTGCTCCACCACCAACAGCACCAGTGTGTACAGTGTGACCCCCCCCCAGCCCCTCTCCTCCTATAACCTCAGCTCCCTGCCCCCGGGGCCAGGAGCCGGGGCAGGGGCCATCAGCATGGCTGCTGCTCAGGCCGTGCAGGCCACCGCTCag ATGAAGGAGGGGCGCAGGACGTCCTCTCTGAAGGCGAGCTACGAGGCGATCAAGAACACGGACTTCCAGCTGAGCCGAGAGTTCTCCCTGAGCCGAGAGACCCCCggcttctcctcctctgccctcGCCAACACCCTCACCCAGACCCTCACCCCCTCCCCCGCCGCAGACTCCCGGGGCCGCAAGTCCAA AAGCAGCATCAAGTCGTCCAACCACCAGTCctcgtcctcgtcctcctcctcctcgctgtcctcctgctcctcctcctcagcgCTTGCTCAAGAgctttcccagcatgcatcagcGCTGCCCGAGGCTGAGGCCAACAGCCAGGTGGACTGGACCTACGACCCCAACGAGCCCCGCTACTGCATCTGCAACCAG GTGTCTTACGGAGAGATGGTTGGCTGTGATAACACAGAT tgtcccatcgAGTGGTTCCACTACGGCTGTGTGGGTCTGACGGAGGCTCCGAAGGGGAAGTGGTTCTGTCCTCAGTGCACCGCGGCCatgaagaggagaggcagcCGGCACAAATag
- the ing3 gene encoding inhibitor of growth protein 3 isoform X2, which produces MIEQLPIDLRDRFTEMREMDLQVQNATDQLEQKVIEFFVNAKKNKPEWREEQMEVIKKDYYKALEDADEKVQLANQIYDLVDRHLRKLDQELAKFKMELEADNAGITEILERRSLEMDSPSQPVNNHHTHSHTGAEKRKYSTPAHHTTEHVPEKKFKSEALLSTLTSDASKENTPGCRSNSTPCSTTNSTSVYSVTPPQPLSSYNLSSLPPGPGAGAGAISMAAAQAVQATAQMKEGRRTSSLKASYEAIKNTDFQLSREFSLSRETPGFSSSALANTLTQTLTPSPAADSRGRKSNSIKSSNHQSSSSSSSSSLSSCSSSSALAQELSQHASALPEAEANSQVDWTYDPNEPRYCICNQVSYGEMVGCDNTDCPIEWFHYGCVGLTEAPKGKWFCPQCTAAMKRRGSRHK; this is translated from the exons A TGATCGAGCAGCTTCCCATTGACCTGAGGGACCGCTTCACGGAGATGAGGGAGATGGACCTGCAGGTTCAGA ATGCCACGGATCAGCTGGAGCAGAAGGTCATTGAGTTCTTCGTCAACGCCAAGAAGAACAAACCGGAGTGGAGAGAGGAGCAGATGGAGGTCATCAAgaag gaTTATTACAAAGCTCTGGAAGACGCAGACGAGAAAGTGCAGCTGGCCAATCAGATCTATGATCTG GTGGACCGGCACCTGCGTAAGCTGGACCAGGAGCTGGCCAAGTTCAAGATGGAGCTGGAGGCGGACAACGCGGGCATCACAGAGATCCTGGAGAGAC GGTCTCTGGAGATGGACAGCCCCTCCCAGCCCGTCAAcaaccaccacacacactcacacactggcGCGGAGA AGAGGAAGTACAGCACCCCGGCTCATCACACCACAGAACACGTTCCAGAGAAGAAGTTCAAATCTGAAGCTCTGCTGTCCACACTCACCTCAGATGCCTCCAAGGAGAATACTCCAG GTTGCCGTAGCAACAGCACCCCCTGCTCCACCACCAACAGCACCAGTGTGTACAGTGTGACCCCCCCCCAGCCCCTCTCCTCCTATAACCTCAGCTCCCTGCCCCCGGGGCCAGGAGCCGGGGCAGGGGCCATCAGCATGGCTGCTGCTCAGGCCGTGCAGGCCACCGCTCag ATGAAGGAGGGGCGCAGGACGTCCTCTCTGAAGGCGAGCTACGAGGCGATCAAGAACACGGACTTCCAGCTGAGCCGAGAGTTCTCCCTGAGCCGAGAGACCCCCggcttctcctcctctgccctcGCCAACACCCTCACCCAGACCCTCACCCCCTCCCCCGCCGCAGACTCCCGGGGCCGCAAGTCCAA CAGCATCAAGTCGTCCAACCACCAGTCctcgtcctcgtcctcctcctcctcgctgtcctcctgctcctcctcctcagcgCTTGCTCAAGAgctttcccagcatgcatcagcGCTGCCCGAGGCTGAGGCCAACAGCCAGGTGGACTGGACCTACGACCCCAACGAGCCCCGCTACTGCATCTGCAACCAG GTGTCTTACGGAGAGATGGTTGGCTGTGATAACACAGAT tgtcccatcgAGTGGTTCCACTACGGCTGTGTGGGTCTGACGGAGGCTCCGAAGGGGAAGTGGTTCTGTCCTCAGTGCACCGCGGCCatgaagaggagaggcagcCGGCACAAATag